The stretch of DNA TGTTGTAGATAGATCGTTAGAAGCCACACGTTAACAATGCTAGTCTTATGATTTCTTGTGTGGATgttttcagatggtgaacacCCGTCGGACCCGGAACTGTAGGCAAGGAAATGAAGTTCGGGAGGAAAGGACAGAGGCACCCCAGGGTAGCCAACCGCATGAGAGGAATCAAGAATATGGAGATCGGATGATCCGAGTCGAGCGGATTCTTGAGAACATGGTTGTCGTCATACAAGGGACACGACCTACACAGCCAACGGGGCATATCAATCCCCGAAGTCCAGATATCAGCGACCGATTTCAGCGACTGAATCCACCCATTTTTCGAGGGAAAGCAGGAGCCGATCCTTGCGAAAGCGAGTATTGGGTGGAACAAATCGAGAAAATCTTTGACTTCATTGGCTGTGATGAGGAGGATAAGGTTAGTTGTGCCACTTTCCAACTTCGAGACGAGGCAGATCAATGGTGGAAGACGATGCAGAGGGCCTTACGAAGTCCTGAAGGGCAAGGTGAGCCAAATGTTTCGTGGGCGCGATTTAAGGAACTTTTCAATGCTAAGTACTTCCCTCTGTGcaagaagatggagaaaagcCGAGAGTTCATGAACCTGCGACAGACCGAGGGCATGTCAGTTGCCCAGTATGAAGATAGGTTCACACGTCTCATTAAGTATATGCCTATCTATAATTTGGACGAGGAGGCCAAGGCTCAAAAATTCCTGGGAGGATTGAAAATGGAAATTCAACAAGCCTTGAGTTCTGTCGGGCCACGCACGTATGCAGAAGTAGTCTTTCAAGCCCAGACTGTGGAGAGTAATCATGAGAGGATGAACTCCTTGAGAAATGAATCCCAAAACCCAACAGACAGGAAGTTTGATAGAGGGTCTAACTTAGGACCTCGagggaaaaatttcaagaaaaaagagaattgCCCTAAATGTCAGAAGTCACATTCAGGGAAGCCATGCAAGATAGAGACCCCAAAGTGCTATAATTGCGGAGCTAATGACCAC from Diospyros lotus cultivar Yz01 chromosome 6, ASM1463336v1, whole genome shotgun sequence encodes:
- the LOC127804514 gene encoding uncharacterized protein LOC127804514 yields the protein MAFGKSGGHFLGIFKGLQDLIEDEGTPYETGQRLGRRNLSTDDSIWEFSGYMVMVNTRRTRNCRQGNEVREERTEAPQGSQPHERNQEYGDRMIRVERILENMVVVIQGTRPTQPTGHINPRSPDISDRFQRLNPPIFRGKAGADPCESEYWVEQIEKIFDFIGCDEEDKVSCATFQLRDEADQWWKTMQRALRSPEGQGEPNVSWARFKELFNAKYFPLCKKMEKSREFMNLRQTEGMSVAQYEDRFTRLIKYMPIYNLDEEAKAQKFLGGLKMEIQQALSSVGPRTYAEVVFQAQTVESNHERMNSLRNESQNPTDRKFDRGSNLGPRGKNFKKKENCPKCQKSHSGKPCKIETPKCYNCGANDHMIRECTKGRVCYNCQRPGHVSKDCPQGKGPGQQGANKGSQGFRQGRVFNLSKEDVTLNPAVIQGTMIFLNTSVQVLVDSGSTHSFISHALTRCLELELEELSYPMVIATPLNKEMETRLGYKDGKISFGNGEWAIELISLDIQDFDLILGMDFLSKYNAKVDCRRKVVSLQDECGTWVKFRGQDSIGEIKRITVLKAIRMMENGAYGYLACVEGVENKKWELGDIPVVKEFPQVFPEDLPGLPPRREIEFAIKVVPGYYL